Proteins from one Chroicocephalus ridibundus chromosome 16, bChrRid1.1, whole genome shotgun sequence genomic window:
- the ZMYND12 gene encoding zinc finger MYND domain-containing protein 12 isoform X4, which produces MPAPPTSAGSRANRKRRLGNAAAAAGRAALEGSRRCELCGAAAARVRCEGCRLTYYCDVAHQKADWVSIHERICQLLIPIRTSVPFLLSEKERKHGTEQLVKRQKYIIDLAYSTAREFVWDGKHQEAIPAALHALRFSTEVYGSNSVQLVPAYLLLAEASTGVGRLPEASKYLSQAQWIVLTTPDCGAAVQGKLHRGLGLFCTAEGNFEQALYHLANDIYLASSTFGLKSVEASGGYFHMANVFFRQNKMDIANSLYAEVTDIWRAFLLKSVQAQERILESRPETSPFAGDEEVGEDRMSSRGRAASLPPAETAAPTRVSRNRRSFVGAD; this is translated from the exons atgcccgcccCGCCCACTTCCGCCGGAAGTCGCGCCAACCGGAAGCGTCGCCTTGGCaacgcggcggcggccgcggggcgggcggcgctggaGGGGTCTCGCCGCTGCGAGCTttgtggggcggcggcggcgcgggtcCGTTGCGAGGGCTGCCGCCTCACGTACTACTG TGATGTAGCTCATCAAAAAGCTGACTGGGTTAGTATCCACGAGCGAATATGCCAGCTGCTGATTCCAATCCGTACGTCCgtcccttttctcctttctgaaaaagaaagaaaacatggcaCGGAGCAGCTGGTGAAGAGGCAG AAATACATCATCGATCTGGCGTACAGCACAGCCCGGGAGTTTGTTTGGGATGGAAAGCACCAAGAAGCCATCCCTGCAGCTTTGCACGCGCTGCGTTTCAGTACCGAAGTGTACGGCTCAAATTCCGTGCAATTGGTGCCTGCTTATCTCCTCTTGGCCGAGGCCTCCACGG GTGTTGGCCGTCTGCCGGAGGCATCCAAGTATCTCTCCCAAGCTCAGTGGATTGTCCTCACAACCCCCGACTGCGGCGCTGCTGTTCAGGGCAAACTACACCGTGGTCTGGGGCTTTTCTGTACCGCTGAAGGAAACTTTGAACAGGCTTTATACCACCTGGCAAATGAT ATTTACCTTGCTAGCTCTACATTTGGACTAAAATCTGTTGAGGCCTCTGGAGGGTATTTCCACATGGCTAATGTGTTCTTTCGCCAGAACAAAATGGACATAGCGAACTCACTCTACGCTGAG GTAACCGACATCTGGCGTGCCTTTCTTCTGAAGTCAGTTCAAGCGCAGGAGCGAATTCTCGAGTCGCGGCCGGAAACGTCTCCGTTCGCCGGGGACGAGGAAGTCGGCGAGGACCGTATGA GCTCGCGAGGCCGGGCTGCGAGCCTTCCACCTGCTGAAACCGCTGCCCCGACAAGAGTCTCTAGAAACCGTCGGTCATTTGTTGGAGCTGATTAA
- the ZMYND12 gene encoding zinc finger MYND domain-containing protein 12 isoform X2, which yields MPAPPTSAGSRANRKRRLGNAAAAAGRAALEGSRRCELCGAAAARVRCEGCRLTYYCDVAHQKADWVSIHERICQLLIPIRTSVPFLLSEKERKHGTEQLVKRQKYIIDLAYSTAREFVWDGKHQEAIPAALHALRFSTEVYGSNSVQLVPAYLLLAEASTGVGRLPEASKYLSQAQWIVLTTPDCGAAVQGKLHRGLGLFCTAEGNFEQALYHLANDIYLASSTFGLKSVEASGGYFHMANVFFRQNKMDIANSLYAEVTDIWRAFLLKSVQAQERILESRPETSPFAGDEEVGEDRMTEAQRAEAIRVLSAVLDVREQAPKQRPGETAGVLHALAMLYYLTGDLPKAREAGLRAFHLLKPLPRQESLETVGHLLELINSQLSCSK from the exons atgcccgcccCGCCCACTTCCGCCGGAAGTCGCGCCAACCGGAAGCGTCGCCTTGGCaacgcggcggcggccgcggggcgggcggcgctggaGGGGTCTCGCCGCTGCGAGCTttgtggggcggcggcggcgcgggtcCGTTGCGAGGGCTGCCGCCTCACGTACTACTG TGATGTAGCTCATCAAAAAGCTGACTGGGTTAGTATCCACGAGCGAATATGCCAGCTGCTGATTCCAATCCGTACGTCCgtcccttttctcctttctgaaaaagaaagaaaacatggcaCGGAGCAGCTGGTGAAGAGGCAG AAATACATCATCGATCTGGCGTACAGCACAGCCCGGGAGTTTGTTTGGGATGGAAAGCACCAAGAAGCCATCCCTGCAGCTTTGCACGCGCTGCGTTTCAGTACCGAAGTGTACGGCTCAAATTCCGTGCAATTGGTGCCTGCTTATCTCCTCTTGGCCGAGGCCTCCACGG GTGTTGGCCGTCTGCCGGAGGCATCCAAGTATCTCTCCCAAGCTCAGTGGATTGTCCTCACAACCCCCGACTGCGGCGCTGCTGTTCAGGGCAAACTACACCGTGGTCTGGGGCTTTTCTGTACCGCTGAAGGAAACTTTGAACAGGCTTTATACCACCTGGCAAATGAT ATTTACCTTGCTAGCTCTACATTTGGACTAAAATCTGTTGAGGCCTCTGGAGGGTATTTCCACATGGCTAATGTGTTCTTTCGCCAGAACAAAATGGACATAGCGAACTCACTCTACGCTGAG GTAACCGACATCTGGCGTGCCTTTCTTCTGAAGTCAGTTCAAGCGCAGGAGCGAATTCTCGAGTCGCGGCCGGAAACGTCTCCGTTCGCCGGGGACGAGGAAGTCGGCGAGGACCGTATGA CTGAAGCCCAGCGAGCGGAAGCGATCCGAGTGCTGAGCGCCGTGTTGGATGTCCGAGAACAGGCACCGAAGCAACGACCCGGGGAAACCGCCGGGGTTCTGCACGCTCTCGCCATGCTTTATTACCTGACCGGGGATTTACCAAAG GCTCGCGAGGCCGGGCTGCGAGCCTTCCACCTGCTGAAACCGCTGCCCCGACAAGAGTCTCTAGAAACCGTCGGTCATTTGTTGGAGCTGATTAACTCCCAGCTTTCCTGCTCGAAATAA
- the ZMYND12 gene encoding zinc finger MYND domain-containing protein 12 isoform X1 — protein MPAPPTSAGSRANRKRRLGNAAAAAGRAALEGSRRCELCGAAAARVRCEGCRLTYYCDVAHQKADWVSIHERICQLLIPIRTSVPFLLSEKERKHGTEQLVKRQKYIIDLAYSTAREFVWDGKHQEAIPAALHALRFSTEVYGSNSVQLVPAYLLLAEASTGVGRLPEASKYLSQAQWIVLTTPDCGAAVQGKLHRGLGLFCTAEGNFEQALYHLANDIYLASSTFGLKSVEASGGYFHMANVFFRQNKMDIANSLYAEVTDIWRAFLLKSVQAQERILESRPETSPFAGDEEVGEDRMNRFTLRAAEAQRAEAIRVLSAVLDVREQAPKQRPGETAGVLHALAMLYYLTGDLPKAREAGLRAFHLLKPLPRQESLETVGHLLELINSQLSCSK, from the exons atgcccgcccCGCCCACTTCCGCCGGAAGTCGCGCCAACCGGAAGCGTCGCCTTGGCaacgcggcggcggccgcggggcgggcggcgctggaGGGGTCTCGCCGCTGCGAGCTttgtggggcggcggcggcgcgggtcCGTTGCGAGGGCTGCCGCCTCACGTACTACTG TGATGTAGCTCATCAAAAAGCTGACTGGGTTAGTATCCACGAGCGAATATGCCAGCTGCTGATTCCAATCCGTACGTCCgtcccttttctcctttctgaaaaagaaagaaaacatggcaCGGAGCAGCTGGTGAAGAGGCAG AAATACATCATCGATCTGGCGTACAGCACAGCCCGGGAGTTTGTTTGGGATGGAAAGCACCAAGAAGCCATCCCTGCAGCTTTGCACGCGCTGCGTTTCAGTACCGAAGTGTACGGCTCAAATTCCGTGCAATTGGTGCCTGCTTATCTCCTCTTGGCCGAGGCCTCCACGG GTGTTGGCCGTCTGCCGGAGGCATCCAAGTATCTCTCCCAAGCTCAGTGGATTGTCCTCACAACCCCCGACTGCGGCGCTGCTGTTCAGGGCAAACTACACCGTGGTCTGGGGCTTTTCTGTACCGCTGAAGGAAACTTTGAACAGGCTTTATACCACCTGGCAAATGAT ATTTACCTTGCTAGCTCTACATTTGGACTAAAATCTGTTGAGGCCTCTGGAGGGTATTTCCACATGGCTAATGTGTTCTTTCGCCAGAACAAAATGGACATAGCGAACTCACTCTACGCTGAG GTAACCGACATCTGGCGTGCCTTTCTTCTGAAGTCAGTTCAAGCGCAGGAGCGAATTCTCGAGTCGCGGCCGGAAACGTCTCCGTTCGCCGGGGACGAGGAAGTCGGCGAGGACCGTATGA ATCGGTTCACTCTCCGTGCAGCTGAAGCCCAGCGAGCGGAAGCGATCCGAGTGCTGAGCGCCGTGTTGGATGTCCGAGAACAGGCACCGAAGCAACGACCCGGGGAAACCGCCGGGGTTCTGCACGCTCTCGCCATGCTTTATTACCTGACCGGGGATTTACCAAAG GCTCGCGAGGCCGGGCTGCGAGCCTTCCACCTGCTGAAACCGCTGCCCCGACAAGAGTCTCTAGAAACCGTCGGTCATTTGTTGGAGCTGATTAACTCCCAGCTTTCCTGCTCGAAATAA
- the ZMYND12 gene encoding zinc finger MYND domain-containing protein 12 isoform X3, whose product MPAPPTSAGSRANRKRRLGNAAAAAGRAALEGSRRCELCGAAAARVRCEGCRLTYYCDVAHQKADWVSIHERICQLLIPIRTSVPFLLSEKERKHGTEQLVKRQKYIIDLAYSTAREFVWDGKHQEAIPAALHALRFSTEVYGSNSVQLVPAYLLLAEASTGVGRLPEASKYLSQAQWIVLTTPDCGAAVQGKLHRGLGLFCTAEGNFEQALYHLANDIYLASSTFGLKSVEASGGYFHMANVFFRQNKMDIANSLYAEVTDIWRAFLLKSVQAQERILESRPETSPFAGDEEVGEDRMNRFTLRAAEAQRAEAIRVLSAVLDVREQAPKQRPGETAGVLHALAMLYYLTGDLPKGSKISDTTANFRAPDPLPQ is encoded by the exons atgcccgcccCGCCCACTTCCGCCGGAAGTCGCGCCAACCGGAAGCGTCGCCTTGGCaacgcggcggcggccgcggggcgggcggcgctggaGGGGTCTCGCCGCTGCGAGCTttgtggggcggcggcggcgcgggtcCGTTGCGAGGGCTGCCGCCTCACGTACTACTG TGATGTAGCTCATCAAAAAGCTGACTGGGTTAGTATCCACGAGCGAATATGCCAGCTGCTGATTCCAATCCGTACGTCCgtcccttttctcctttctgaaaaagaaagaaaacatggcaCGGAGCAGCTGGTGAAGAGGCAG AAATACATCATCGATCTGGCGTACAGCACAGCCCGGGAGTTTGTTTGGGATGGAAAGCACCAAGAAGCCATCCCTGCAGCTTTGCACGCGCTGCGTTTCAGTACCGAAGTGTACGGCTCAAATTCCGTGCAATTGGTGCCTGCTTATCTCCTCTTGGCCGAGGCCTCCACGG GTGTTGGCCGTCTGCCGGAGGCATCCAAGTATCTCTCCCAAGCTCAGTGGATTGTCCTCACAACCCCCGACTGCGGCGCTGCTGTTCAGGGCAAACTACACCGTGGTCTGGGGCTTTTCTGTACCGCTGAAGGAAACTTTGAACAGGCTTTATACCACCTGGCAAATGAT ATTTACCTTGCTAGCTCTACATTTGGACTAAAATCTGTTGAGGCCTCTGGAGGGTATTTCCACATGGCTAATGTGTTCTTTCGCCAGAACAAAATGGACATAGCGAACTCACTCTACGCTGAG GTAACCGACATCTGGCGTGCCTTTCTTCTGAAGTCAGTTCAAGCGCAGGAGCGAATTCTCGAGTCGCGGCCGGAAACGTCTCCGTTCGCCGGGGACGAGGAAGTCGGCGAGGACCGTATGA ATCGGTTCACTCTCCGTGCAGCTGAAGCCCAGCGAGCGGAAGCGATCCGAGTGCTGAGCGCCGTGTTGGATGTCCGAGAACAGGCACCGAAGCAACGACCCGGGGAAACCGCCGGGGTTCTGCACGCTCTCGCCATGCTTTATTACCTGACCGGGGATTTACCAAAG GGCTCAAAAATTTCCGATACGACCGCTAACTTCAGAGCGCCCGATCCTCTGCCTCAATAA
- the PPCS gene encoding phosphopantothenate--cysteine ligase yields the protein MAAARGRRVALVTSGGTQVPLEARAVRFLENFSSGRRGAASAERLVAAGYGVCFLHRARSAFPWARVLPPPGPALLDALRLTPGPPPGVAADPAALPALLPALRDYRRATEDGALLAIEFTGLAEYLALLKAAARALAPFGSSVMFYLAAAVSDFYIPASEMPEHKIQSSEGPLQITMKMVPKMLSPLVKEWAPEAFVISFKLETDPLILIDKSQQALEKYRHQVVVANILESRRTSVIIVTKDSQTPLSLSDEEIARGMEIEEKIHVSEVTIGPCE from the exons atggcg gcggcgcGCGGGCGGCGCGTGGCGCTGGTGACGTCGGGCGGGACGCAGGTGCCGCTGGAGGCGCGCGCCGTCCGCTTCCTGGAGAACTTCAGCAGCGGGAGGCGCGGGGCCGCCTCGGCCGAGCGGCTGGTGGCCGCCGGCTACGGCGTCTGCTTCCTGCACCGGGCCCGCTCCGCCTTCCCCTGGGCCAGGGTcctcccgccgcccgggcccGCCCTGCTCGACGCCCTCCGCCTCACCCCTGGGCCGCCGCCCGGCGTGGCCGCCGACCCCGCCGCTCTCCCCGCCCTCCTGCCCGCCCTCCGCGACTACCGCCGGGCGACCGAGGACGGGGCGCTGCTGGCCATCGAGTTCACCGGGCTGGCCGAGTATCTGGCGCTGCTGAAggccgccgcccgcgccctgGCGCCCTTCG GCTCCAGTGTCATGTTTTACCTGGCAGCCGCCGTGTCGGATTTCTACATCCCCGCCTCCGAGATGCCCGAGCACAAGATCCAGTCCTCGGAGGGGCCCCTGCAG ATCACAATGAAGATGGTGCCAAAAATGCTGTCTCCTCTCGTCAAAGAATGGGCCCCAGAGGCATTTGTTATTTCCTTCAAACTGGAGACGGATCCCTTGATCTTAATCGATAAATCACAGCAGGCGCTGGAGAAATATCGTCACCAGGTGGTGGTGGCCAATATCCTGGAGTCCCGGAGAACCTCTGTTATTATTGTAACCAAAGACTCGCAGACTCCGTTATCTCTTTCTGACGAGGAAATAGCGCGAGGCATGGAAATAGAGGAAAAGATA CATGTGTCGGAGGTGACCATTGGGCCCTGTGAGTGA